One genomic segment of [Phormidium] sp. ETS-05 includes these proteins:
- a CDS encoding ABC transporter ATP-binding protein: MRDGQEPGKPTKLEVKGLFKAFQDLMVLQNINLQVHENEFACIVGASGCGKSTLLNIIAGLARPTSGQVLMDGEVVKGPGPDRGMVFQSYSLFPWLTVADNVGFGLQFSPLSKSEQKHRVDDYLDVVGLKEFAKAYPKELSGGMKQRVAIARALANQPEVLLMDEPFGALDAQTKEQMQQFLLNLWQKTQTTILMITHDVEEAIFLAQRIYVMSARPGRIREEIPINLAPVRDAETKLSPEFIELKRKVIHSLSASSGFI; encoded by the coding sequence ATGAGAGATGGGCAAGAACCGGGAAAGCCAACTAAATTAGAAGTCAAGGGGTTGTTTAAAGCCTTCCAGGACTTGATGGTGTTGCAGAATATTAATCTGCAAGTGCATGAAAACGAATTTGCCTGTATTGTGGGGGCTTCGGGGTGCGGGAAATCTACGCTTCTGAATATTATCGCCGGACTGGCCCGCCCCACATCCGGACAGGTGCTGATGGATGGGGAAGTAGTCAAAGGTCCCGGACCGGACAGGGGGATGGTGTTTCAAAGCTATTCCCTTTTTCCCTGGCTCACAGTGGCGGATAATGTGGGGTTCGGGTTGCAATTTTCTCCTTTGTCAAAATCGGAGCAAAAACACCGTGTTGATGATTATTTGGATGTGGTGGGATTAAAGGAATTTGCCAAAGCCTATCCCAAAGAGCTATCTGGAGGGATGAAGCAGCGGGTGGCGATCGCCCGGGCTTTAGCCAACCAACCAGAAGTCTTGCTCATGGATGAACCCTTTGGCGCTCTAGACGCCCAAACCAAAGAGCAAATGCAGCAATTTCTCCTAAACCTGTGGCAAAAAACTCAAACCACGATTCTAATGATTACCCATGATGTAGAAGAGGCGATTTTTCTTGCCCAGCGCATCTATGTGATGAGCGCTCGTCCCGGTCGCATCCGGGAAGAAATCCCGATAAATTTAGCCCCAGTGCGGGATGCAGAGACCAAATTATCACCAGAATTTATAGAATTGAAGAGAAAAGTAATTCACTCCCTGAGTGCTAGTTCCGGCTTCATCTAG